A window from Staphylococcus succinus encodes these proteins:
- a CDS encoding SLC13 family permease, whose protein sequence is MNDLKPGNMRGSHYLTFFSKKKEKKSYNMGQLIGLILGPLLFALTLLFFHPEDLTTKGIFVLAITLWIAVWWITEAIPIAATSLLPLILLPIGHVLNPEEVSAQYGNDIIFLFLGGFILAIAMERWNLHTRVALTIINYLGTSTSKILLGFMIATAFLSMFVSNTAAVMIMIPIGLAIIKEANELKNDHTNSASINKFEQSLVLAIGYAGTIGGLGTLIGTPPLIILKGQYQSAFGEEISFAKWMIIGVPTVIVLLFLVWTYIRFIAFKHDMKELPGGQYLIKQKLDELGEMKYEEKVVQFIFLLASFLWISREFLLKNWAFTSEVADGTIAIFISVLLFLIPAKNKAKHKRIIDWEVAKDLPWGVLILFGGGLALAKGISSSGLAKWLGDQLRLIEGVSPLLIVIVITLFVLFLTEITSNTATATMILPILATLSVAVNVHPLLLMVPAAMAANCAYMLPVGTPPNAIVFGTGIISIKRMASVGFWVNIVSVIIIVLVVYYLVPPVLGIDVTKPLPLK, encoded by the coding sequence ATGAATGACTTGAAACCGGGAAATATGAGAGGATCACACTACTTAACGTTTTTTTCAAAAAAGAAAGAAAAGAAGTCTTATAACATGGGACAACTGATAGGTTTGATATTGGGACCGTTACTTTTTGCGTTAACATTATTATTCTTTCACCCTGAAGATTTAACGACAAAAGGCATATTCGTTTTAGCCATAACATTATGGATAGCGGTATGGTGGATTACAGAAGCAATTCCTATTGCAGCTACGAGTTTATTACCTTTAATTTTATTACCGATAGGACATGTACTGAACCCTGAAGAAGTTTCAGCACAATATGGTAATGATATTATCTTCTTATTTTTAGGTGGTTTTATTTTAGCTATTGCAATGGAAAGATGGAATTTACATACACGCGTTGCACTAACAATTATAAATTATCTTGGGACGAGTACTAGTAAGATTCTACTTGGTTTTATGATTGCAACTGCTTTTTTATCGATGTTTGTATCAAATACAGCTGCGGTAATGATTATGATTCCAATTGGTTTGGCGATCATTAAAGAAGCGAATGAATTGAAAAATGATCATACAAATTCTGCAAGTATTAACAAATTCGAACAATCATTGGTCTTAGCTATTGGTTATGCTGGGACTATAGGAGGATTAGGAACGCTAATTGGAACGCCTCCATTAATTATATTAAAAGGGCAATACCAGTCCGCGTTTGGTGAAGAGATTAGTTTTGCAAAGTGGATGATTATAGGTGTACCGACTGTCATTGTTTTGCTCTTCTTGGTGTGGACTTACATTCGTTTTATTGCATTTAAGCATGACATGAAAGAATTACCAGGTGGACAATACTTGATTAAGCAAAAATTAGATGAACTAGGTGAAATGAAATACGAAGAGAAAGTTGTACAATTTATTTTCCTACTTGCAAGTTTTTTATGGATAAGTCGGGAATTCTTGTTGAAAAATTGGGCTTTCACTTCAGAAGTCGCCGATGGAACAATAGCAATATTTATATCTGTTTTATTATTTTTAATTCCTGCTAAAAATAAAGCAAAACATAAGCGTATTATAGATTGGGAAGTAGCAAAAGACTTGCCGTGGGGGGTACTCATCTTATTCGGTGGGGGGCTAGCATTAGCCAAAGGTATATCTTCTAGTGGATTGGCAAAATGGCTTGGTGATCAATTAAGGTTAATAGAAGGTGTTAGTCCACTACTTATAGTAATAGTTATTACATTATTTGTATTATTTTTAACTGAAATAACGTCGAATACTGCAACAGCAACTATGATTTTACCGATACTTGCAACATTGTCAGTAGCTGTAAATGTACATCCTTTATTACTTATGGTACCAGCCGCTATGGCAGCAAACTGTGCTTATATGTTACCAGTTGGAACTCCGCCAAATGCCATTGTTTTCGGTACAGGGATTATATCGATTAAAAGGATGGCTTCTGTCGGATTTTGGGTTAACATAGTAAGTGTAATTATTATTGTACTTGTTGTGTACTACCTTGTACCTCCAGTGTTAGGGATAGATGTAACGAAGCCACTACCATTGAAATAA